The nucleotide sequence CAACTTTTTTCTGAACATACTCCAACCTCTTAGTTGTTCGACCTCAATTCAGTAGCGAGCTTCATTGATAAAAGTGCAGATTCACATTAGTTTGATTACTTACATAAAGCCGAGCAAATATTAACGTTGTTTAACATAGTTCTGGAATTTTTTAGGGATTGACTGATATATTTCAGAACTGGGTGAGGCTTTTGGTTAGGTCATTCTAATGATTTATAAATATGCTCTGATTATTTGGAGAAATTTTGCTTGTCCTACACCAAGTATTTCGGGCCCTGCTCATGAAAAGACTATTTTTCATACCTGTAGATTAAACGGCACAATCATAAGCGCAGCGGTTCCTAAATGGGGCACCTCGGCAATCGTCTAAGTGTGCCTTGAAAATTGACAATTGTGTTTTGGACCTAACTAATATATGAATAactattttacatattgtatttattatattgttttcaTGTTTCTTATTGTCTACGTAGTGAGTGACTACGTAGAGTAGTCTACGGtgtgagttttttccctgatactTTGGCACtgcttgaaaaaaaagtttgtgaacTGCTGATATAGTGGTTGAGACTAGGATATCATGTTCATTTCAGAGAGAGGAGAGGGGATGGCCCTTTATCATGTGAACCACGGACTCTCGTCAATGTCAGGaatagttagtcagttatttgtttcaaattcagGGACTTGATAGAGGGTGAAGCCGTGACCAACCAGTGGTTTTTGAATCTCTCTATGGCAGTGAGGGTtccagcaatcatctcgcaTAAATATCCCACACAGATTAATCATATGTGCGATGACCAGTGTATTCCCAACACTTCAGACATTGCACCAATCCTTTCCGAAATTGTAAGCATGGTCCACTTGAAACACCGTTTCTGAAGTTGACGCTTCCGGCACTTGATACTTTCATTCTGAATTTTGTCTCATTCTCTGAATCTTTAAAGTTGCCGTCATCTATTTCAACCAAATTCCAACCTTGGACCAACTGTCTAGCCAAATTCTTAACTTGTTTGCTCACCTTACATATCTCTCTATTTACAAAGCAAACTAGGCCTCACTGCTGCCCAGATGTTGATTGCTCCATATAAGCATTGCTTACTAGTGATTGGCTGGGGTTTTAGGGGCGTGAGTGTTAAATATTGAGGTTATATACTTGGGTTCATATCGGTCCATGGGAATGGAAGGTCGATAGTATGATTCCACGCTTACAATTGTATCTTGTTCttgtataaagccaaatatGGCAACAGATAACCTCTTCAAATAGATATTGGCGTAAGTTGGCATGTGGTCTACCTTCGGTTGACGGGTTACGTTTACCACAATATAAAATGAAGTTTTTATAGTAGTATAAACATAGAAGCAGAGACTGTATATTCAGTGCTACTGAatccaatttttttgtatttacagTGATCTACACCAGTGGATCCCAATCTTTTCTCAAGCGGcccacatttttaaaaaaaaaattttgtaaaatcttttGATCCGCGGATATTcttgaatagtaaattgcagTTTTACTAGGTATTTCACTGAATAACTTTTTGTTTATAACAAAGTGACCCGTGAGGATTTTCAGGCGGCCCAGTTTTGggtccaattttccttattttagttctattacaagtttggggactagccaagtgactcctgtagtatttgtacctgaaaatatggcataacctgatacacatactacgttccgatgtccgccatcttggttcacattctaCGGAAGTACACTGATCTACGCCAATTCCTTTGTTGGACTATGATTTAGATCAGAATATAAACCAGTGGATTGGCAGCTGTGAGATTATCGATCCATGATGTGTGGACCAAAATTAATCTGATTCTCTCAGATTTATCTTATTCAGTCTGgcaatcaatattttgttggattatctttaaaaataatcaatacAGCTCTAAATAGATCAACGTTCATTTCGACTTAAACTGCCTTAGGCCCTTCAACAGTCGTCGTTTATTGGTGCATGATGACTGACCTTATTACTATTCAACGGTCTTATCAGATCGGCATTGTCTGGTTCAAACATTTTTTAGTTTGGGAACCGGTCTGGTCTATCCAATTTATCACACACACGAGATCCGAACCCAGGATTTTGAACCGTGCTGTCAACATAGTTAATAAGTTCAATGCTCCACCAACAAGTATTCCACTTCAGATTCTTATTACCTATTTCTTAtgagaatatttttataaaactaattttattctgttgcagataatataatttaatatataaaaatataatatataaattttgacaaaaataatGGCAGAAGAATATAGTCACGAAAAAGTTATTGAATCGTACgattatttaaagaaaataatcaagGAGAATCCTGAGGTCGGGATTATCTGCGGCTCCGGTCTGAGTGGCCTCGGGGAGGacgttgaaaataaaattattgtgaAATATGGGGACATCCCCAACTTCATGACTTCAACAGGTGAGATTTGTACTCTGTCTTGAGGGTTGAGGCATTCAACTACAATTCCATGTGCGTAGCTTGGAATTTTCAAGGGTGGGGGAGAGGGATGTTGGTTTTAGAAAGTCTCCAAGGTCTAATATGAAGATTTTCTATGTTTGATACAGGGAACATTACATTCGAaagagagaatttttttttagagaAAGCCCTCGCCActatttcaaaaatgtgaattttCAGAATAACACACCCGCCACGTTTTAAGTAATTACGCGCTCGGCACAATTCACCGGTGACTAAGGTGTTTTTGGGTGGGGGTTTCtacaaaaaatcatgaaattatCTGCTATCAATTGCCATTGATACTTCCAGCTTTTATATTATTCCTTTCCCCAAATGTAAGATGGGTAAACTTCTATAAGTAAGAAATAGTTCTTAGACTACCAGTGGAAGCCAACAACTTGTATGACTTTGCACCTTTTTTATAGTTCAAGGTCACAAAGGTCAACTAGTGTTCGGTCGTCTCGGTGGCAAGAAGGTCATGTGCATGCAAGGCAGATTTCATCCTTATGAAGGACACGAAGCTTGGAAGGTTTGTTGTTCGGTATTCTTGTTTTCGAAGATCCAGAACAACTACTATTCGTTTTGTATTTTCTGGATGTTTTCCAGCTAATAAGACGAATTCCTGGCTCCAATTTTTTCAGCAGGATACATGATTCTATCGAAACAAACGTAACCGCTTTCTTCCAGAAGGCCCTCTTTAAGTTAAATTATCGCTTAAGGTTAGACTGTACTATGATGGCATTGCAGGTCACATATCTCAGGCTCATATCCCATGCCCAGGGCATTATGGCTTGGTTAGGTAATGCCTGTGACGTAATGTGATTGCTCAAATGAAGAGCAGCGCGACTCCTAGTTGTTGCGGCGCAGCTCATCTATCTGTCTAGTTCGTTAACTTGTAGACATTTATTCATGGTTCACTGTCTGAGTTGTATTGTTAAGCCGCTGTTCTCAACAAACAGAGTTCCGTTCAGTGAGCAGATAGCAATTAAGCAATGCAACAATGCTGAACCAAGGAGATTCAGTCTGAAATATCAAGCTATGGGTGCATTTACAGAGCCTTGTTGAGGGCAAAGGATGTATGAAGGTCGGAGGTCCAACGCCTCAATTACTAGCCCAGATTCTAATCTTTATTGTTTTGTTCAGATCGCAGTTCCTCTCCGAGTGATGAAACTTTTTGGCGTGGAGTTTGTTATCATCACCAACGCAGCTGGCGGGCTTAATCGATCGTTCGGAGTCGGAGATTTTATGCTGATTAAAGACCACATCAGTTTCCCAGGACTTGGAGGGTACAACCCCTTATGGGGCAAGAATGATGATAAGTAAGTATTGTATTCCTTATTCATGTAGGAATTTTCTCGcagaaatttttgttgttgttattgtgaggaatttcatttttgctgtggtattaataatatttttcagttctttattattatacatggtgtccataaagtccctttataaattcaattttgttatgaagtcagttctcaatatatcttaaccaggtttgttgttttttattcagtaattgttcaagtatttttacttcatttattaatacatctgtgagagccaaaacaatataattaTGGCATCAATAAATTACCTTtgcaattttacaaaattttgagactTTGTGGGCACCCTATCTAACTACTTTTTACGCTcacattataaactatttgAACAGTACAGAAGCAGGTTTGCATAACGCTAGCTGGGgatctattaatatttgaacgAGACTATCGGTCggagactgaagacttatcgatcaaaactgCGGTTAATGTATCAGTGGGCACTTCTGAGATCATCATTCATGACAAGAAATTTGTCTTCGCTAtggaaaaaattgaagaaatattgTATCACTATTGTAATTtccattttcttttatttctagATTTGGGCCGAGGTTCCCAGCAGTCACCCAAGCATACGACAAAAATCTTCGTAAGTTGATGTACGATACAGCAGTTGACCTTGGGATCAAGGACACAATGAGGGAGGGAATTTACTTCAATGTTGCCGGACCTTCATACGAGACCATCGCCGAGTTAAATCTCGCGTTGAAGCTGGGTGGGGATGCTATCGGTAGGTTATGTTTAATAAATAGTTTCTGGGGGGAGTTGATAAGATGGTTTTATAAGCATAtttgcttttttgtttattaatggAATAATAGGACGACTGACGAGATAAAAATGGTCTGGGGTGCAATTAGTAAGTTAAAATTTCATGAATTAGAGTCTATACATCTGAAACATAACTAGCTAGCTAAttccatatccgacatggactggacGAGAGGTCGAGGTTTGGCATATGATTAAACAGTCTTATTGGCTTTTCTTCACCGGGATGAATATGTGTATCATGTCCTTAATTTGGGGAAAATTCATAACACGAATTTATATCTCAAAGTTAACTTTTTGTTTGATGGGATGATAATAAAAGGTTTCTGCTATAAAAAGCCGTATTTTCAGAATAATCAAGTAGATTCGATAAGGTATCTAGTCCTGATCATCCGAATCTTAAGTCAGGTCAATCACTGATTACAGGGTTCCacaagtatgtgtaccaatatggaggtaactaattttgttagtctactttgcatcaagttgtgtaaagaaactgaaaactgtgggcagggggtatattcacttggctaacacagacagtccccggactcgtaatagaactaaaatatagaaaataagaataaaagtATGACTTAACCCtgacctgatacacataccacgggagtaccgattCAAATTATTTCGTCGATTAGTTGATGATGAGCAGAAGTCTTTGGATGATCTGAGTTAATTCGAGTTACGTCAATGACTCCTCAACACTGCTGCCTACTCATGTAATAAACACTCACCTCTTCTTGCACTCGGGAAAGTCGGGTCATGGGTCATCAGAACCTGAAGTCTAGCCAATCTTTGAGTTTAGTCTCAACCTGaacattacaattttttaaaatttaacctCTTCTGACCTTTGACCTCTGGTATGAGTACAGCACACTTAATACACGTGCCTTTTAATCTTTGTCTTCTTCCAGGTATGAGTACAGCACACATGTCCTTTGACCTCGCTTAACCTTTGACTTCTTTCAGGTATTAGTACAGCACACTTGTCTTTTGACCCCTTTTAACCTTTGACCTCTACTATTCCAGGCATGAGTACAGCGCAAGAAGTTGTGGCAGCAGCTCATTGTGGATTGAAAGTCTGCGCTTGCTCACTCATCACAAATTATTGCATCATCGATTATGAATCCACGGAGGCAGCCAACCATGAAGAAGTTTTAGAAACGGGGAGGGCCAGAGCTGCGGCTATGCAAAAACTTGTCACAGAGTTTTTAAAGCGCTGTCCTTAGGAGGGGGGTTAGGTTTTAGAAAAAGTGTAGATTTCAGGgtcagttttaaatttttttaatgaaatttgaaatgtaaaatgtgatttttcaatttatattgcTAACTTGATGTTATaccacagtggttcccaaccagggGTTCATAGCCACCATGACGGACGCATAACTTATTTTACTTTTCCCTTGACAAGAAAACTCCTCATTCTCCTAGTTTCTTTGCTTGATAATGTTTtgtcacagggtgttttcactttgttgtgcatgaattgtttgaatataatggGATCTACCGATCAAAGTAGCACTATGATTACTACTGGAATGATGAAAAGGGGGCCATGAGATACacaaggttgggaaccactgtatgGTATAATATACTATCTCCAACACTATAGCTAGACAATTTTTTGGGACCAAGTGGGGTGGGTGTACGTGCAACCACTATTACCCGCTGTGCTTATATATTATCATAATATTGTAAACGAATCTGTATTTTATCCCCCCTCACAGGGAATTCCCCTTATTCACTTAAAACTCAATTATACCTACTCAAGTCGAGTCCTAAAAATGGTCAAGTCAACTTGACACAATCAGATTCTATTAGTCACTCGTAACTTCGAGGAGTTTTAATTTACTCAAGTAGAGTCATTAAATGTGACTGGAGTCGACACACCTCCTCAATTTTCATTTTGCATCCTCCTTGCTGGGAGTTCCCCTTTCTCCATGACTTCCATGACAGAGGGATTAGGTGTAATCCGtccatttttgtttttcttctgaATTGCTCATAGCAAGGTTATGAAACTATTTTGGGGAGGAAAGATAGTATTGATAGGAAAGCTACAAGCGACCACTACATGTCATAATATAATATGTTATTATGAAATTACAGAATACTTCCTCCCTATAGGGGCTTCCcttttatcaaatgaaaaatgtgcaaggagaagaataatgaaaatgaagTTGTATTACCCACTGGTATGATAATAGTTATATCTAATTAGTAAATTTAAATTCTGTATCCTCCCAATGGGAGTTCCCCTTAATCACAATGAATGTTGCATCTTAATGGGACTTCGTCTGTATCACATTGATGGTTTACTCTTATATTCTTTATTCTATTATTCATTTCACTCATACACACCAGGAGACGTAGCCTTTTCCGTAGAGGTCAGAAGCATTGCAGGCGGTCACTGtcattctgatatttatacTCGTAGTAGTAATTGATCTATAAGGTGTCCATGAAGCCTTGAAATTGCGAAGGGAATtaatcgataccatatattgtttggctttca is from Styela clava chromosome 9, kaStyClav1.hap1.2, whole genome shotgun sequence and encodes:
- the LOC120338831 gene encoding purine nucleoside phosphorylase-like; the encoded protein is MAEEYSHEKVIESYDYLKKIIKENPEVGIICGSGLSGLGEDVENKIIVKYGDIPNFMTSTVQGHKGQLVFGRLGGKKVMCMQGRFHPYEGHEAWKIAVPLRVMKLFGVEFVIITNAAGGLNRSFGVGDFMLIKDHISFPGLGGYNPLWGKNDDKFGPRFPAVTQAYDKNLRKLMYDTAVDLGIKDTMREGIYFNVAGPSYETIAELNLALKLGGDAIGMSTAQEVVAAAHCGLKVCACSLITNYCIIDYESTEAANHEEVLETGRARAAAMQKLVTEFLKRCP